One segment of Anatilimnocola aggregata DNA contains the following:
- a CDS encoding FAD-dependent oxidoreductase, with product MKLLIVGGVAGGASAAARARRLSEDAQIILFERGPDVSFANCGLPYYIGGEIAERKKLLVTSPEMLRSRFKLDVRIRSSVEAIDRLAKIVRVRDLATGREYEEAYDKLILATGAAPFRPSIPGIDLPGVFTLRNLEDTDRIKEQVHRGVKQAVLVGGGFICLELAENFIRRGISTTVVEKNGQILTPFDNEMTTPIVQELANKGVTLPLGQAAEALEQTADGLVVCLNSGQRIPAQLVIFGIGVRPENKLAVDAGLEVGPRGGIRVNDHLQTSDPDIFAVGDAIEVKDVVSGDAIQVPLAGPANRQGRIAADNVLGRSVTYRGTQGTAILGFFERTAAITGASEKVLRRVNRPFRMIYVHPAHHAGYYPGAEGMTLKLLFDPDSGRVLGAQAVGGAGVDKRIDVLAVAIQAGMTVFDLEEMELAYAPQYGSAKDPINMAGFVAAGLLRGDHPQIDVAALMALPPNARPFLLDVRTPEEFANGSILDAVNIPVDELRSHLKDLPADREIAAYCQVGQRGYLATRILRQAGFNASNVSGGYKTFLLYRQGNDSIQ from the coding sequence ATGAAACTCCTCATCGTCGGCGGCGTCGCTGGAGGTGCCTCGGCCGCCGCTCGCGCCCGCCGGCTTTCGGAAGACGCTCAGATCATCCTCTTCGAGCGGGGGCCGGATGTGTCTTTCGCCAATTGCGGTTTGCCTTACTATATCGGCGGCGAGATCGCTGAGCGGAAGAAATTGCTTGTCACCTCACCGGAAATGTTGCGTTCCCGCTTCAAGCTCGACGTGCGAATTCGGTCGTCGGTTGAGGCCATCGACCGCTTGGCCAAGATCGTCCGTGTTCGTGACCTTGCAACGGGACGGGAATACGAGGAAGCCTATGACAAGCTGATCCTTGCGACCGGGGCGGCTCCCTTTCGACCTTCGATTCCCGGCATCGACTTGCCCGGCGTGTTCACGTTGCGGAACCTTGAAGACACCGACCGGATCAAGGAGCAGGTTCACCGGGGCGTGAAGCAGGCTGTTCTAGTGGGTGGCGGCTTCATCTGTCTGGAACTAGCCGAGAATTTCATTCGACGTGGTATTTCGACCACCGTTGTCGAGAAGAATGGGCAAATCCTAACGCCCTTCGACAACGAGATGACCACGCCCATCGTTCAAGAGTTGGCGAACAAAGGCGTCACACTACCGCTCGGCCAGGCTGCTGAAGCGTTGGAGCAGACCGCCGATGGCTTGGTCGTCTGCTTGAATTCCGGGCAACGAATTCCTGCTCAACTGGTCATCTTCGGAATCGGTGTGCGCCCCGAAAATAAGTTAGCGGTCGATGCGGGGCTGGAAGTCGGACCTCGTGGAGGCATTCGGGTCAACGACCACCTGCAAACCAGCGACCCGGACATCTTCGCGGTGGGTGACGCCATCGAGGTCAAAGACGTGGTATCGGGCGACGCGATTCAAGTACCGCTCGCCGGACCAGCCAACCGCCAGGGACGGATTGCTGCCGACAATGTGCTCGGTCGCTCGGTAACGTACCGTGGGACGCAGGGGACCGCTATTCTCGGCTTCTTCGAACGCACGGCAGCAATCACCGGCGCTTCGGAAAAAGTCCTGCGTCGAGTCAACCGGCCCTTCCGCATGATTTATGTTCACCCTGCGCACCACGCGGGCTACTATCCAGGCGCGGAAGGCATGACGCTGAAACTGCTCTTCGATCCCGACTCGGGACGTGTCCTCGGCGCACAAGCGGTCGGCGGCGCAGGCGTTGACAAGCGGATCGATGTTCTCGCCGTCGCCATCCAAGCAGGCATGACCGTATTCGATCTGGAAGAAATGGAATTGGCCTATGCGCCGCAGTATGGGTCGGCGAAAGATCCGATCAATATGGCAGGGTTTGTCGCCGCAGGTTTATTGCGCGGCGATCATCCACAAATCGATGTCGCAGCGCTAATGGCCCTTCCGCCGAACGCCCGGCCGTTTCTACTCGATGTGCGAACACCAGAGGAGTTTGCCAACGGGTCGATACTGGATGCCGTTAATATTCCGGTCGACGAGCTTCGGTCACACCTGAAGGATCTTCCTGCAGATCGCGAAATCGCTGCCTATTGCCAAGTGGGACAACGAGGCTATCTCGCGACCAGGATTTTGCGGCAGGCAGGCTTCAACGCGAGCAACGTCAGCGGTGGGTATAAAACTTTCCTACTTTATCGACAGGGCAACGACTCTATTCAATGA
- a CDS encoding class I SAM-dependent methyltransferase, producing the protein MRNKKLAISRFTTAMVLLLTTATFYGQDKSVAPGINKPFQKPDVGEFQGKFEKEGREAFDHRDKIVEACQVRAGMAVADVGAGTGLFTRLFVPLVGEKGRVFAVDISQDFVDHIVIAARKGNLKNIEGVVCKPDSVGLPEMSVDLVFICDTYHHFEFPHKTMQSIHKALKPGGRVVLVDYQRIAGKSTDWVMNHVRAGQEVVEKEITECGFKRVAEVKDLLKENYLVVFEKTESSKP; encoded by the coding sequence ATGCGGAACAAAAAACTTGCGATCAGTCGCTTTACTACGGCGATGGTCCTGCTGCTCACAACCGCCACGTTCTATGGACAAGATAAGAGCGTCGCTCCCGGCATCAACAAACCTTTTCAGAAGCCGGATGTAGGCGAGTTCCAAGGGAAGTTTGAGAAGGAAGGGCGAGAGGCATTCGATCATCGTGACAAGATCGTCGAAGCTTGCCAGGTCCGCGCCGGTATGGCCGTTGCCGACGTCGGGGCTGGCACAGGCCTCTTCACACGCCTGTTCGTGCCGCTGGTTGGCGAAAAAGGGCGAGTCTTTGCCGTCGATATTTCTCAAGACTTCGTCGATCACATCGTGATTGCGGCGAGGAAAGGCAATCTAAAGAACATTGAAGGTGTGGTCTGTAAGCCAGATTCAGTGGGACTCCCCGAGATGTCTGTCGATCTCGTGTTCATCTGCGACACCTACCATCACTTCGAGTTTCCCCACAAGACGATGCAATCGATTCACAAGGCTCTCAAACCGGGTGGCCGAGTGGTGTTGGTCGATTATCAACGCATTGCCGGCAAGAGCACCGACTGGGTTATGAATCACGTCCGGGCGGGGCAGGAGGTCGTCGAGAAGGAAATCACCGAATGCGGATTTAAGCGGGTAGCCGAAGTAAAGGACCTGCTGAAGGAAAACTACCTCGTTGTGTTCGAGAAAACGGAGTCATCGAAGCCGTAA
- a CDS encoding class I SAM-dependent methyltransferase — protein sequence MDRRSHWENVYHTKSATDVSWFEAEPTTSLSLIQSIAPGGRIIDVGGGASLLVDCLIAVGTWEVTVLDVSAAALELAQTRLQERAHRVKWIQADITEVQQLGTYDIWHDRAVFHFLTSLDDRAAYLAQLRRALRPGGYVVFGTFALDGPEKCSGLPVCRYDARSLAATLGADYSLVKKLEHSHPTPGGTTQRFTFAVFRRAV from the coding sequence ATGGATCGTCGCTCGCACTGGGAGAATGTCTATCACACGAAGTCAGCCACTGACGTGAGCTGGTTTGAAGCAGAGCCAACCACGTCGCTGTCACTGATTCAGAGTATTGCGCCCGGGGGTCGGATCATTGACGTTGGCGGCGGTGCTTCATTGCTCGTCGATTGTCTTATCGCCGTTGGGACGTGGGAAGTGACGGTACTTGACGTTTCAGCCGCGGCGCTGGAATTGGCCCAGACCAGACTTCAGGAGCGGGCCCACCGTGTGAAATGGATTCAGGCCGATATTACGGAAGTTCAGCAACTCGGCACCTATGACATCTGGCATGATCGGGCTGTATTTCACTTTCTCACCTCGCTCGATGATCGTGCCGCGTATTTGGCTCAACTGAGGCGAGCATTGCGCCCGGGCGGATACGTCGTCTTCGGCACCTTCGCCCTCGATGGCCCCGAAAAATGCAGTGGACTGCCCGTTTGTCGCTATGACGCTCGGTCGCTTGCAGCAACATTGGGGGCGGACTATTCACTCGTTAAGAAGTTAGAACATTCTCATCCCACCCCCGGCGGCACGACGCAACGGTTTACGTTCGCCGTATTTCGTAGGGCGGTTTAA
- a CDS encoding NAD(P)/FAD-dependent oxidoreductase, with protein MTAPAFKDHYQVLILGGGTAGITVAAQLRRKLRIYDVAIVEPSTKHYYQPLWTLVGAGVFPKEQSEREESAFIPSGADWIHEHVAEFHPAENYIVTRQGRKIGYDFLVVGLGIQIDWGKIPGLKEGLGRQQICSNYSYQQVDYTWECVRNFKGGTALFTMPNTAVKCGGAPQKIMYLAEDHFRRSGVRDKSQVIFASAQGNLFAVEKYRKTLEKVAERKAINLRFKHNLVEVKPDAKEAVFEHLDTHERITIPFEMIHVTPPMSAPDIIKSSPLANAAGWMDVDKYSLQHPKYPNVFPIGDCSGLPTSKTGAAIRKQAPVLVQNLISAIKGEPLAAKYDGYTSCPIVTGYGKLVLAEFDYEGKPQETFPFDQSKERLSMYLLKAYALPRLYWDGMLRGRA; from the coding sequence ATGACTGCTCCAGCGTTCAAAGATCACTACCAGGTCTTAATTCTCGGCGGCGGCACAGCCGGCATCACCGTGGCGGCGCAACTGCGCCGCAAGCTGAGGATCTACGATGTCGCCATTGTGGAACCCTCCACGAAGCATTACTACCAACCGTTGTGGACGCTAGTCGGCGCGGGCGTATTTCCGAAAGAGCAAAGCGAACGCGAGGAATCGGCGTTCATTCCGTCAGGAGCTGACTGGATTCACGAGCATGTCGCCGAGTTCCATCCCGCCGAGAATTACATCGTGACGCGGCAGGGGCGGAAGATCGGCTACGATTTTCTCGTGGTGGGCCTCGGCATTCAAATCGATTGGGGAAAAATCCCCGGACTGAAAGAGGGCCTCGGCCGTCAGCAGATCTGCAGCAACTACTCCTACCAACAAGTCGACTACACGTGGGAATGCGTGCGCAACTTCAAGGGTGGCACGGCTCTGTTCACGATGCCGAATACGGCCGTCAAGTGCGGCGGTGCGCCGCAAAAAATCATGTACCTCGCCGAGGATCACTTTCGTCGGTCCGGCGTGCGTGACAAATCCCAAGTTATCTTCGCATCGGCGCAGGGAAATCTATTTGCCGTCGAAAAGTATCGCAAGACCCTGGAGAAAGTTGCCGAGCGGAAAGCCATCAACCTCCGGTTTAAGCACAACCTCGTGGAAGTGAAGCCCGACGCAAAAGAAGCAGTCTTCGAGCATCTCGACACGCACGAGCGTATTACCATTCCCTTCGAAATGATCCACGTCACGCCGCCGATGAGCGCGCCGGACATCATCAAGTCGAGCCCGTTGGCGAACGCTGCCGGTTGGATGGATGTTGACAAATACTCCCTACAGCACCCCAAGTATCCCAACGTGTTCCCGATCGGTGATTGCAGCGGCTTGCCGACCTCGAAAACCGGTGCCGCGATTCGCAAGCAGGCACCAGTGCTCGTGCAGAATCTCATCTCGGCAATCAAGGGGGAGCCACTGGCGGCCAAATACGACGGTTACACTTCCTGCCCGATTGTTACGGGCTACGGTAAACTGGTGCTTGCCGAATTCGATTACGAAGGTAAGCCCCAAGAGACATTTCCGTTCGATCAGTCGAAGGAGCGTCTCTCAATGTATCTGCTCAAGGCCTACGCTTTGCCGCGACTGTATTGGGATGGCATGCTGCGGGGACGAGCCTGA
- a CDS encoding DsrE family protein produces the protein MRGLALVFAGLVSVATYGAVADGPAFVFPQIARFGGIVRTPEAAEPPRRGAKIVFDIVADSKHDELNKGLESVARYLNLNAEAGHKPADVKLALVLHGSATKAALGDTAYAKHTAATKNPNLELIHELKACGVEVFVCGQSLARNKFAAADVAGDVAVAVSAMTVNANKQFDGYAYISIH, from the coding sequence TAGCGCTCGTTTTCGCGGGACTCGTTTCCGTCGCTACCTATGGAGCGGTTGCCGATGGTCCGGCCTTTGTCTTTCCGCAAATCGCACGCTTTGGCGGGATCGTGCGGACACCTGAAGCAGCCGAGCCACCACGGCGCGGAGCGAAGATTGTCTTCGATATTGTTGCCGATAGTAAACACGACGAACTGAACAAAGGGCTCGAAAGCGTGGCCCGTTACTTGAACCTCAACGCGGAAGCGGGCCATAAACCGGCCGACGTGAAATTGGCTCTCGTGCTGCACGGCAGCGCCACCAAAGCGGCTCTCGGTGATACCGCTTATGCGAAACACACTGCCGCGACGAAGAATCCGAACCTGGAACTGATTCACGAGTTGAAGGCCTGTGGTGTCGAGGTCTTTGTCTGCGGCCAGTCTTTGGCTCGCAACAAGTTCGCCGCCGCTGACGTGGCCGGCGATGTGGCCGTGGCCGTATCGGCCATGACGGTCAACGCCAACAAACAATTCGATGGCTACGCTTACATTTCAATCCACTAA